The genome window CTTCACCACCTCCCCCTTGAGGGTGTTGAGGGTGAAGTCGGGGGCGGGATTTCCCTCCACGGCGGGCTTCTGCTGCTTGGAGCAGCCCAGGAGCGCCAGCAGGATCAACAGCGGCAGAAGGCGGACAATCTTTCTCATTTTTTTCTCTCCGGTGCAGTGATCTGATACTTCTCCATCCTGTAGATGAGCGTATGGCGCGGGATGCGAAGAAAACGCGCCGCCGAGCTCTGGTTCCAGTTGTTCCGTTCAAGGGCTTCAACCACGATTTCCCGCTCCAGTTGCTCCAGGGAGTATCCCCCGTCGGGAAGGCTGATAACGGGACATTCCATGGGCTGTGCGCGGCGGCTGCGTAGCTTGTCGGAGAGGTCCGCCGGAGTGATGGTGTCGCTGCCGCGCATGATGAGAAGCCGCTCCACGGTGTTTTCCAGCTCCCGGACGTTGCCCGGCCAACCGTAGGCGGTCATGAGCTCCAGGGTCTCCGGGGCGAAGGTCACCCGATCGCCGCCGTGCCGCGCGGCAAAGTGACGCACCAGCAGGGGGATGTCCTCCTTCCGTTCCCGCAGCGGAGGAAGGTGGATCGGGATGACCGAAAGCCGGTAGTAGAGGTCCTCGCGGAAGCGTCCCTCCTCGATGGCCTGCTCCAGATCGGCGTTGGTGGCGGCCACCACCCGGACATCCAGCTTCCGGACCTCGGTGCCCCCCACCTGCTGGACCTCCTTTTCCTGGAGCGCCCGCAGGAGTTTCGACTGGAGTTCCACGGGCAACTCGCCCACTTCGTCGAGAAAAAGGGTCCCTCCCTCGGCCTGCTGGAATTTCCCCGGCTTGTCGCGCACGGCCCCGGTGAAGGAGCCCTTCACGTGGCCGAACAGCTCGCTCTCCAGCAGATCGCGGGGG of Geobacter anodireducens contains these proteins:
- a CDS encoding Fis family transcriptional regulator, producing MAEERQPARVLIVDDDVSLRRVLEYNLQEEGYDVITAGSGEEGLRLFDERSPALVVTDLKMPGMGGFQLLQEIKGRSPDTAVIVITAFGAVETAVDAMKAGAYDYITKPFNRDALKLTVKKALEMLGLSRENRRLREALTEREDYRNIVGISRRMEEVFRIVDRVADTDATVLITGESGTGKELVARAVHTRSSRIAAPFVAVNCAAIPRDLLESELFGHVKGSFTGAVRDKPGKFQQAEGGTLFLDEVGELPVELQSKLLRALQEKEVQQVGGTEVRKLDVRVVAATNADLEQAIEEGRFREDLYYRLSVIPIHLPPLRERKEDIPLLVRHFAARHGGDRVTFAPETLELMTAYGWPGNVRELENTVERLLIMRGSDTITPADLSDKLRSRRAQPMECPVISLPDGGYSLEQLEREIVVEALERNNWNQSSAARFLRIPRHTLIYRMEKYQITAPERKK